The DNA sequence CCGATCAGTTCCGCAAGCACCCGGTTGCCGAGGCGAGAACCATCGTCCGCCTGCTGCTCCGTCGCCCCCTGCCTGACCTTTTCGACATGTTCGGCCTGCGCGATTCGCTCCTCAAGGGAAGCGATCCGCGAGTCCTCGCCCGCCGGGTCCTGTCCGGGTGTATCCGCTGCCATGCATCATCTCCATCAGGCATATAAGCCCGTGGCGTTCGGCATGGCGCTTGCGGCTGCACCCGTCAAGGCGACGCCCCTCTAGGAAGGCTTTGCAGGAGTGTCAACCCCGCACAAAAGGCGGGAAATCGGCCTTTTGGACAATAGGCCGTCAGAGCTTGTATTTCGCTATTTTCCTATTTAGCTAAATAGGAATGGATAAGATCTTCAAGGCGCTGGCATCCGAGCCGCGCCGCCGCATCCTGGAATATCTGCTGGTCGAGCCGATGACCGTGGGCGAAATCGCCGACAATTTCGACATGGCGATGCCCTCCATTTCCAAACATCTGGCCGTGTTGAAGGAGGCTGGCGTGGTGCGCGAGCAGAAGCGCGGACAATATGTGTTACACATACTCGTGCAAGATGCGCTGACCGGGCCACTTTATAATTTTTTGGCGCCCTATTGCGAGCAGGCGCGGAGGATCGTGGAAGAACGACCGAGACGACGCGGGCGGGATTGAGGAAAGCCCCCCCCTCTCCTTCCGTTGCACACAAAATCGGGAGGCCGGATCAAGTCCGGGATGACGGCAGAAAATGGCCGTTAGCAGTCAGCCAAACAGAGGGGCGACTCCTCAGATGCCACTCAGCCCTGCATCTGCCAGACCACGCCAAAGGTGCAGCGCCTGCACGCTTTCCCGCACGTCATGCACCCGCACCATCTGTGCGCCCTGTTCGGCGGCGCGGAAGGCGAGGGCGATGGAGCCACCAAGGCGCTCCGTCGCCGGCGCTTCGTTCGACAGCGCGCCGATCAACCGCTTGCGGCTGCCCGCGAACAGCAAGGCGACCCCCAGTCCCTGAAAGGTGGCGAGCCCATTCACCAGCGCCAGATTGTCGGCCAGCCCCTTGCCAAAGCCCAGCCCCGGATCGACCATGATCCTGTCGCGCGCGATGCCGGCGGCCTCG is a window from the Sphingobium sp. CAP-1 genome containing:
- a CDS encoding AtpZ/AtpI family protein; the protein is MAADTPGQDPAGEDSRIASLEERIAQAEHVEKVRQGATEQQADDGSRLGNRVLAELIGGLVGGALIGWVLDRLFNTSPWLLLVFLGLGIVAAFRNIIRLTTAKRPDE
- a CDS encoding metalloregulator ArsR/SmtB family transcription factor → MDKIFKALASEPRRRILEYLLVEPMTVGEIADNFDMAMPSISKHLAVLKEAGVVREQKRGQYVLHILVQDALTGPLYNFLAPYCEQARRIVEERPRRRGRD